The Panicum virgatum strain AP13 chromosome 5K, P.virgatum_v5, whole genome shotgun sequence genome has a window encoding:
- the LOC120710189 gene encoding uncharacterized protein LOC120710189, translating into MAWRRARKRQRELQQFHAHHELLTMTTIVQIIEEEEEEERPRCGSIVGRKMVPRDRFSGYWRLMQDYFLDPPVFDDNHFRRRFRMCKAMFIDICHAIAARNDYFKRKPNAAGLPGFTTVQKVTVALRLLAYGGCADRLVEYIRMGETTILESLDHFTRTVIDLYGQSYLRPPNAEDIARLLRKAEERGFPGMIGSIDCMHWEWEKCPTSWHGQYRGHYKKPTIILEAVASYDLRIWHAFFGMPGSCNDVNVLHRSPVFDNLARGIGLAVNFNVNGRDYNMGYYLADGIYPPWATLINGISSPQSNKYNYFTLKQAEYRKDVERAFGVLQAKYAIMKGPARRFSPVALKYIVDCVIILHNMGIEYEKGMEELRIEDYDDATRPTTTIIRDLWSGRSTMG; encoded by the exons ATGGCCTGGAGAAGGGCAAGAAAGCGCCAGCGCGAGTTGCAGCAGTTCCACGCCCACCATGAGCTTCTGACCATGACAACCATTGTTCAAAttattgaagaagaagaagaagaagaacgtcCTCGCTGCGGCTCTATAGTTGGCAGGAAAATGGTGCCCAGGGATAGGTTCAGCGGCTATTGGAGGTTGATGCAAGATTATTTCCTCGATCCTCCAGTCTTCGACGATAATCACTTCCGTCGCCG CTTTCGAATGTGCAAAGCTATGTTTATTGACATTTGTCATGCTATTGCAGCGCGGAATGACTACTTCAAGAGGAAACCCAATGCCGCAGGTCTGCCGGGGTTCACCACGGTACAGAAGGTAACCGTTGCCTTGCGTTTGCTTGCATATGGAGGGTGTGCGGACCGCCTTGTTGAGTACATTCGTATGGGGGAGACCACCATCCTTGAGAGCCTGGATCACTTCACTAGGACTGTGATTGATCTCTATGGGCAGTCGTATCTTAGACCACCCAATGCTGAAGACATTGCTAGGCTCCTTCggaaagcagaagaaagaggatTTCCCGGCATGATTGGTAGTATCGATTGTATGCATTGGGAGTGGGAGAAGTGCCCTACAAGTTGGCACGGTCAATATAGGGGCCATTACAAGAAACCTACAATTATCCTTGAGGCTGTAGCAAGTTATGATCTTAGGATTTGGCATgccttctttggcatgccaggATCTTGCAATGATGTTAATGTCTTACATCGATCTCCGGTGTTTGACAACCTTGCTAGAGGCATTGGACTTGCAGTGAATTTCAATGTCAATGGGAGGGATTACAATATGGGATATTATCTTGCTGATGGTATCTACCCTCCTTGGGCTACTTTGATCAATGGCATCTCTAGTCCTCAAAGCAATAAGTATAATTACTTTACACTTAAACAAGCGGAGTACCGGAAGGATGTGGAGCGTGCATTTGGTGTGCTGCAAGCAAAGTATGCAATCATGAAGGGACCAGCTAGGAGGTTCAGTCCAGTGGCACTCAAGTATATAGTTGATTGTGTAATCATCCTACACAATATGGGTATTGAATATGAGAAAGGAATGGAGGAATTGAGAATTGAAGATTATGACGACGCGACAAGGCCAAC GACCACCATCATCAGAGATCTTTGGAGTGGAAGGAGTACCATGGGGTAG